The DNA segment agagagagagagaaaaagagcgagagagacagagagagagggagagagagagtcaggCAGACCTACAGCAGTTGTGTTATGGCACCTGCCCTGCTCCTAATGCAGTgtaaaataacttaaagaaACTGAGTAAAGAGAGACATTCCTCTCCAGACACCGTCTGCTGCTCCAGGATAATCCAGGCGAACCAAAGATGGTCCTGATGAGAGTGATGCTGTCGCTGTCCCTCTGCGTACTGCTGACGTCCGGTGGCTCCGGCTGCGGACCGGGCAGGGGGTACGGGAAGCGGAGGCACCCCAAGAAGCTGACACCTCTGGCCCTCAAACAGTTCATCCCCAACGTGGCGGAGAAGACCCTGGGAGCCAGCGGCAAGTACGACGGCAAGATCAGCCGCAACTCGGACAGGTTCAAGGACCTGACTCCCAACTACAACCCTGACATCATCTTTAAGGACGAGGAGAACACCAACGCAGACCGACTCATGACACAGGTAGGTCACATAAAAACTTATtggtctgttttattttggttgagTTAATTTTCTCATAATAACATTGAACAGATGAGTGTGGGATGTGAAGCGGGATTAAAGCgcatcgctctctctctctctctcttgccgGTAAAACATGATGTCTGTTCATTTTGGTAAAGCCTGAAGCACGGATTTAtgtgtgattttgttgttgttgttggcatttttattggtattatagtttttaattttaaacaccATATATAAAGGGATGATGTAAGTTTAATCATCTCTTAGTTTTCAGCAGGGGTGtctctaggatttgaggatgttgggGGCTTAGCCCAGGCCTCTGTAGGTGGGTCCAACCAACATGATCTCATTCCAGCTCATCTCAGCTctcacagtgaccttctgcgtctgcttATAAGGtttcaggtatccttctgcgtcagctgtttacactcagtgatgtcaacaaatgcacatggtggaatgatgcagcacggtccttatgtttcCACAACAGCATATGACAACCATTGCGGATtagacaacaaagtcacagatggttaggtttaggcaaaaaggcacatggtaaggtccagaaaaaaacacaaacacatccacccatccatctgCCCTATAAAGCACACTCGCGCTCCTTGTATTACATGGTTAccggcagcattattacctgatgctgtacTTCAGTATTTTCTGTGCACATGAATGGTTTTGTCtccatgttctcaagtgacaccaccCGTGCACATTGCATGGCGACACAACCGGTGCCATCCGGCCATCCACCACTGTATAATAACAAATGCCGCCAGTTCTTACCGAgcgcgttctcatctgatgctgtccagctATGTTGGAAGTGGACAGTGACTTTTGGCTTCATGCTCATATGCCTagagcactgacagagcaggcCTGTTTGGTGGGCTGGCAggagggtggtggatggatccaacaaatcCTTGACTTTCAAGTAGGAGTCAGGTGTTTGCTTCCCACCtgagtgtgatgttttttgttttcacacctTACAGTGTGCCTCTTTCGGCCCATCCTAGCCATCCGTGCcagtttatgtgtttgttgacgttcTGGCGTGTAGCGTCATCTCACGATGTGTCTGtattgacatcacggtagcgtCATCCCAGAGTGTTAAAAGAAGATGGAGAAGGATATCTAGAGTATAATGTGTAGAAACAGAGGTCCACTGAAaaatggcaacatgtgacaacttgggatgtgAACGTGTTGGTTTCCATCATCATAACTAATGCACtaacttgttttattattgtgctATAAAAGCGCACTGCAACAATTTTGAGTTTGAAAGAGTGGAATTGACCAAGAGGGAATAATCgtgttgcattaaaaaaaatgtttggaagTTTTTGGAGCTTTACCCACAGTGTTCAAACAACCAGATTATATCTGCATCTGCTGCttcaagtttgacattttattaatcTCTGGCTCTTTTGAGTCCTCCAGTTTAATGGAAATACAATAATTCATTGCTGGAGTGTCCCCTGAACATTGTTTGTTTCACAGATGTGTGATGTGGATGATGTGAACATGAAATGTCTCTCCCTTTTCAGAGGTGTAAGGACAAACTCAACTCTTTGGCTATTTCAGTCATGAATCAGTGGCCCGGGGTCAAACTGCGAGTCACAGAGGGCTGGGATGAGGACGGCCATCATTCGGAGGAGTCTCTGCACTATGAGGGCAGAGCGGTGGACATCACCACTTCAGACCGGGACAAGAGCAAGTACGGCATGCTGTCCCGGCTGGCTGTGGAGGCTGGCTTTGACTGGGTCTACTATGAGTCCAAAGCCCACATCCACTGCTCCGTGAAAGCAGGTGGGTGACCAAATCTGACATTACatcacactcagacacactccTAATCCATCTAGTAGATTCTATGATATTTCATTGGATCACTGAAAACTCTGACAGGCTGTGGTGTAAGATAAAAACTCCTTATCCTGTTTTCATGTAGTGAGAAACATAATTGGAGACTTTGGTCTTAAGTTTATGATAAAAAGAGAGTTTAGCTCTCAAGTTTCCCCCTTGCATCCTTTACACAAATACTTGAAGTACTTTTGTACATCTGAGTGCATCACCACAAATTATTTTGAGGTGGCCTAGTCTAAAAGCACGCACCATCATCGCCATCGTCATAATgcccagttaaaaaaaaaaaaacaagatggtttAACTTAAAATAGTTTGGAACCTGGCAGCCTTAAAATGTTGTGTTAGACAAGCTAAGAAACTTAAGTTGTCTGTAAATATATCTTAGTTCCTTCAACTTAAAATGAATAGTCAGTGTGACAAAGGTGAAGTGGACAAATTTGTTCCATCAACTTCATACTACTATAACTTACTACTATGTTGTTATGTTGGACAGATGTAAAGTTTTGGCTGGAATGAATCAGATGAATGATATTTCGTCTAACAAGGTTAGAATTTAACATTGTGACATAAATCAGATGTTGAGTTTTGGCCCCTGTACCTTTACGCTAAATGTCATTATTCTACGTTGATGTAAAATTACGTTTATATGAGACATTTGGAAGACATTGGACCAAAGCCaacacaacatcaacatcatctgTTGTCAGTGTTCTACGTCAAAATGATGTTGTCATTAGACATCGTCCTGACATGGTATTTTGGTCACCCAACGTCACAACcttaatttaaatgaatatcAGTGTCTAATGGTAACACCATTACACACTGATATTCATTGGAAACCTGGGCATGGTCAAACTACACCTTGCACAAGTTTGTTTTAGGAGTGCCCCATCCTTTTTCTTAAATCACTCATTCATTCAACCCTTTTATATATCTTACTAAATGTATTTATCAGCTTAATTAAGTGTTCTTGTTGCACTTATGCAGAAAACTCTGTGGCAGCGAAGTCTGGAGGTTGCTTCCCTGGTTCGTCTACCGTGACCCTGGCAGATGGAACGACCAAACCACTGAAGGAGCTACAACTGGGAGACAAGGTGCTAGCTGCT comes from the Plectropomus leopardus isolate mb chromosome 12, YSFRI_Pleo_2.0, whole genome shotgun sequence genome and includes:
- the LOC121951804 gene encoding tiggy-winkle hedgehog protein-like; protein product: MVLMRVMLSLSLCVLLTSGGSGCGPGRGYGKRRHPKKLTPLALKQFIPNVAEKTLGASGKYDGKISRNSDRFKDLTPNYNPDIIFKDEENTNADRLMTQRCKDKLNSLAISVMNQWPGVKLRVTEGWDEDGHHSEESLHYEGRAVDITTSDRDKSKYGMLSRLAVEAGFDWVYYESKAHIHCSVKAENSVAAKSGGCFPGSSTVTLADGTTKPLKELQLGDKVLAADQKGNLVLSDFLMFMDQDQQVVREFHVLETEEPRCRLKLTPAHLVFVQNNNDSSDNRAVFASNVKLGQQLLVVQNHWSDQLISARVIRIHVERYIGSYAPVTSHGTIVVDRVLASCYAVVEDHDLAHWVFVPVRLWRSFLSLVGMVKELSSVHQRDGVHWYPELLYHVGRWVLDSSSFHPQS